The segment GGCATAATCAGCCTTTTCCCTTTGAAATGCTTCAGTAAATGGACATGCTTTTTATACACCGCTTTGCCCCACTTCTCACAGGACTCTGGCCCATTTTCAGCCTTGacaacattaaaacatctgTGGCTTTTTAACATGGTTAACATATTTAAAGCAAAAGATGCCAGGAAAGTGTTTGCAGAATGCAAAAGATGGTGCTGGGACTCGTGTTTAGTGTGAGTGTAGAGCAGCGAAAACAATGCGAAAGAACTAAATTGCTCTTTCAAACATCGTCAGTGCCTAACTTACCCAGGAAATTGATCATCGAAGATAAATCAGCTCACTCAACAGCTTAAGCTGCACAAACTTCACAGTGGGGGTTGGAAGATGATGAGAGGCAGTTGTGTTCACTATCAGTTTACACCTGGATGCATTTGCAGCAAAAGtgcctttttttctccatcagcGGACAAGTCCCCTGCTGAAGCTGGGAGAGTAACCGCTTGTCTCTAAGTGTGTAATATTACTTTTGGTGCAGCCTGTCGTACtgggtgacctctgacctgcttCATTGGctcaaagcccccccccccggggACTGTGGAGAGTCCAAACACCTCAGCTGCAAAATCTCCAAGCAACTGCCAGCAGTGTGGACACCGGCCGTGACAGGCCATGTACGATGCAAGTGAAAGGGTTCACCCTGTCTCAACAGAACCGGGAGgagaaacacattaaaataccTGGCAAGAAGACATGAGTGCCACTCGCTGGATTGTTACCAACATTGCCAGAAATATCAGTGGAAAGCTATCAATACCGTAGCCATGATTGCAAAGACAGGAACATCCAAAATCCCTTTTGCTGAAATCAGGATTGACAGGAATGTGTGAACTCAGCAGTGATTAACTTCAACTACAGCTGGCAGATGCCCTGTTAGAATTTTTATTCCAGGATGAAAAACAACCTTAATTGGTGCCTAATTTTACCCATAGCAGAATAGATTGCATAGCCTTCAGAGAGACCCGCTGCTATTCATCTGCTAATGACAGGCAACATCACTCAAGCTAAATTAGATTATCCATGCCCTGGGGCCATTTCTATGAGGTCACGTTAATATTCTTCTCTGAAACAACATGATCAGCTGCCACACATGTTTGCCTCGGTGGCACCTTCCTCAACCCCATTTGACCTGCTCTATAGCAGAATCTCGGACCATCCATCAACATACAGCAGAGGTTAGGTTCTGTGGGGCAGTGAAATGTGATTTAATGAggacaaattaaagaaaaaggaattcGGGAGGAAATTACAAGGAGCTGAGATAGCTCTTGTATTGCACCATCAGATATTACTTTCAAAAGATCATTTCCCCAGCTAAATAAACAGCCTTGATTGATCTTCTATCACTCAATGAACTCACAGCAGCATAATTACACGCATTGGGAAGAGTAATgtacttttaattatttaattattgattttatATGGTTATATAACTATCTGTtggtttcatttgaatgagTTTGGGCTGTATCCAGTTATGATGCAGTGATTTTGaaccatgaaaacaaaaactgctttaaTATGACTACATACACATCCGACGCATTTGGAAAATAGAGCTAATAGTTAAAGAGATCACTCCAGGAAGTGTAAAAGCTTTTAGTCACCAAAAAGCTTTAGTAAATAAAGCACTTACGACATTAACCTCTAGCCTTATTTCTCTAATATCAGCCCTCCTTTGTTTTGCTTGGTAATATGATTCACACACAATGAGAGAAGAAAGGTTCAGTATGCCCGCTGATTGAATCAGCTGGGAGACTGCTGAGATATTCAGTTTGTCAGGTGGCATCTTTTAGTGTGAGTGATGGCTTTTTAGCACTTTGATCCAACAGCGCTGCCATTAGTGCAATGCCGACTTGTGATTTATTCCTTTGCAAAATAAAGTGGAGGCTTGGAGAATGAAGTAACTCATAGCTGATTCAGAGATGACGGTGAGTCTGCATTATGGTGCTGCGATGAAGAGGCATTCAGGACTCAGAGAAGGTCGGTCACAGACGCTTAAAGAAAGCAAAAGCAATCACAGCTCTTCAATGGAAAACAAGCCCCACTGAGATGACAGCTTATAGCTGTAATGAATCCATTACATTTCCTTTGCATCTGTGTGGCTATTGCATTACTTACTTTTAGCCACACTAATTGCTAGCTGTCATAttcttgaagggctgttcaCCTGTCTTTCACCTCATTTTCAGACTAAAATAAACTGTTCAATGGATTATTATCACATTTTGTAAAGACATCCCTCAGAATTAGTCCTTACCTTTGCTATCCTTTGAGCCTTGCCCTTCATCtttaagttgtatttttaataaaatacccGTAATTGCCATCTCCCCATTGTGCTTTCTGCTGATTTGCTAAAGttcacactctctcactctatctcatataaaaaaaatttaaatagtgTTGAAAAGTCAGCTAATTTGTACTTGACATATATTGTAGGATAAGGACTTAGTTTTTGAACCCAAGGGCCTCATTTTGTTTCCCTGTAAGTTTTTATTATGCAACTCATCAATTAGCACCTTCACTTCTGAACATCGCAAGTGTTTAattagtcccccccccccccaaaaaagacaATGTGCTTATTTCACAACAATAGTAAGACATTAATAAATATAAGCACATTTAGCAGATGCATGTCACAGCTGCCACATATACATGAAATAGAAAACATATTTCTTCTCCTATGTATTTATTATACTTTATGTTCACCTGAATATAAAGCTAACGTCTGATTGCATCACAACATCACCATTTAGACAGTATCCAGTAAAATAAAGCTTTGACTCTGTTCATGTCGTTgcacattctttttttctttttttattgtacttttATATACAACTTTACAGCTTTacattacaaacaaacacatttagatttttatttatttaattttttttttttttttgccccactgtATTATAAAAATGTAAGAACTTCACTTAGAATGAATCCTATTGATGGCTTTCTCTTACACAAACCCAGTCTGGTATATGAAGGGGTATCTCTAATAGAATATCAAACACACTAAATACAATCAAATACTATTGTGTGGTTGAGTAAGCTCGCTTGCCAAACTAGAACCAACCAAATAGCCctaaaatcagaaaaacaaacaaacagaaaaagaaaacacagcaactGGTTCTTTCAACAAGCTCAAGCAAACACTCAGAGCATTTTTGTGATTCAATAATGccgttttttttctgcaaataattttttaatacCAGGCCTGTCTTTATCACTGATCCATTTTCTAACACTGGCACAAAGCAGGGAGAGGACCTCAAAAATGTTCATCccgccaacaacaacacaacatttcctGAGAGAACTCAAAGAAAGAGCAGGGATGGCTGTGCAGTTAGTTATTAGAGCCTAATCCTTCAGGGACCCGGCCGCAGACAgctccctctgcctctgtctggGGCCTCTGTTTGACTGGGGACGGGAGAGGCAGCCACATGGACTCGCAGGAGTTGCGACAGACAGACATGAGCTCTCTGCCTGATCCTTATCCATGTAACACTTGACGCCACGTACCCAGTGAGAGCAAGTGGAAGTCCTGACCTGCGGTGTTTTTACTGTTCCAGGCACCCCCTTTTGTTGTCAGCTGCTCTTCTCTtgtgaaagacacacacacaatgtcacatCCACTGGTGTGGCTGTGGGGGGACTGTGGACAAATGTCAGAGAAGAATAGGCAGCACTGGAGACTTTCATATTATTTGGAGGATGGTcgaaaaaaaagtgttttgcacgagaaacattttacaaaaacacagatttcagTGGAAAATTGTGCAAtcaaaatatttgtaatttgtgtttgttttaaaggcCAAATATCATTCTAAAGGACAGTGCTGAGAGACATGCTGCTGTCTCTTTCAAAACGATGAACATAAGGCAAGACCAAACTGGTTATGAGGACACAATTCAAACTTTGGCGACAGTTCAACAACATTAATGTCACACACAAATGGAACATCCTCAAGTTGAAGAGTACATTTCATTTAGCACCTTGTTAAATAATTCACAGGTAGAATACTGTTGTTTGGCATGTCCGTATGCTTCACTCTCATGTTTTCCAACAATGTGTTGTGACCATTACACAAATAAAGGTTGTGATCCACACActgttcatttaaacattttgacacaGTTGAAAGATAACACTACTTTTGCACTGGCTACAGCACAGACAATAATAACTCTATTCTGCTTTGATGGTCTCTAAATGCAGGTAAATAATCAGCTTCCCTTAAATGGCTCATCCTCCATCCAGCTGACTGTCTTCTTGTCTCCCTCTGTTCTTTTCACAGAACGATAGTCTCTCTGAAAGCTGTGCCTCTAAGATGACAGGCTATCGAAAGCACTCAGACTCATGCATGTTGGcccactgattttttttttttttttttcatttttttctctccagaatTTCTGATTCATCCTCCACAAGGTGAAGCCAGCGACCAGAAATAAACCCCTCACACTGGTGTGGTCCTGCGATTCACCCCGTCCTTTATATCATTGGGGAAACAGTTATGGACCTGGAGGAACTCAGCGGCTTCATGTTCGGGGCTGTACGTGTTCTCCGTCACACTGTCCCTCGCCAGGGCATACATCGACAACTCATCCAGGGGACCGCTGGAAGATGGCGCCCCTTTCAGACCCACCACCGGCGAGTTCTCTCGGGACGCCTCTGTTGAATGAGAGCTGGCGTGTGATGTCCGTCGGCGGTAACGGAAGCTCGGTATCCTTGAGTACGGCGAAGAGGACGAGAGGGAACGGATAAACTCACGCCGCGCCTTCCAGCGGATCTCCTTGTTTCTCTCAATGTAGATGTTGATGGCGAGCACAGCCACAGTTTCGGCCACAATGAAGGAGAGGGCCCCAAAGTAGAAGGACCAGCCGTAGGAGTAAGTGTATTTCTTATCATCATCACGTTTATCATTGGGGTCCCCTGCATTGCTGGAGATGTAGACAATGATGCCAATTATGTTGCTCAGACCtgataaaaacagacaagaaatgAGTACACAGAATAGGGAAGAATCAATGATGAGTGACTTTATCAGGAAGTGATGAACCAACAGTATCACTACTGATTACAGGGCTTGTCACTCCCTTAATGGCATGTGTCCtcttcacttgtgtgtgtgaggtgtgtgaTGACTGAAGATCCTGACCGCCTTCGGTGGGTTTTGACTGCCATCTTTACAGTCTCACCGCCAAGAAGTACACAGGCTGGATCAAACTGCCGTTCGTTACTAGCAAACTGTTGCCCTCACTTGATGATCAGAGGCACACAGCATGAGAGATCCTCCAACTCACCTGCAGCTACGAACAGGATGCCTGCGCTTAGGAAGACATTGTTTGTCTTGCTGTAGATTCGACCCACCCCGACACACAAACCGCCCAGCATCAACAGAATGGTACTGAGGATGGGGAACACACTGGAGGCACGAACTATACCTAGACACACAAAGAGCTCATTAACTTTAGTGAGCTAATTCGTTTCAGTGGCTTCAGTACAGTGCTTGAACCAATAGCTAAGCAATTTGGACAATATGGCAAAACAGCAATacgaatgaataaatcaatcaTCAATCAATACATTCAATCGCAAGGCATTTTGTTGAATTCAGAATGCAACAATAGACAAAATCATATCTGAAAAATAGGGTGTGGAATTCATTTGTAGGCCATTTTACCTACACAGCTTTTGAAAGACTTGtttaaataatttgaatttTCATTACCCTGCTGAACCCTCATCCATCCAGCTTAGCctcttctccacctcttctacATCCATTATTGAGAACTCCATTATCATTTATACTTTGGGGCCTTGTTGTGACAAAGCTTTGCTAATCAGCAGTGGGATGTAACAAGAGCTCTCACTATCACCTCCCCAGACATGAATCACTGTGCCATTTTTACAAGTTTCCAAGGATGGACGAGCTTCAGCTATCTTTTGGGAAGCCCTCCTTTTATTTAGGTGAATGGACTGAGTTTGGACCAAAGTGTGATTGTTCTTTTCTGTACATTTGGCAGATCCCGAGTTGGCTGGTCATTAAACAATGATTGAGAATATCTTAATTTAATCtattaactcttttttttttttcaaccacttTTCAGAGAAGAAtactttgatttgtttgaggAGCAGATTGATTTTGACTGGCTTTACCAAGGATATCGCCttcctttgctgctgctcatttCAATTAGTTGTGACAAATACTTCTTTAAGTAACAATGTGAAAAATCTGAACagattaattaatttatcaaaTAAGAGCATGTGCATTAATacttctgatttatttgttaGCATATTTGGCTGGCTCTATACATGCCTTTGTTCTGCATTTTACCGGCCTCTGTTAGGAGACTGCTCTCAGAGCATCTTCCAGAACTACACAAAAAGATGTTGGAGATCGGTGGATTTCCTGCTTGGTGTTAAAAAGAATAAGCCGGTTTTCACAATGCCCAAGGGAAGGAGCAAAAGCAAGGAGCACTTACGCAGCAGGTATTCAGAGCTGTCTGTGTCGTAGTCATTGTCGTCAGGAAAATGGTTGATTCTGTAACAGCTGCCTTGATTGATACCTGCAggacaaagaggcagaaactctGCATTAAATATGAGCTACATTCCACTGTTTCATACTATATATGTGCACTGGGGGGATGAAAACTATTCAACCAAGGAGCAGGAAACATAGTCATTAATTGCCTTATGAACAAAGCTGTAGTTTAACTGGATGGATTTATTCAGTGCTTGGGGTCACATTCTCGCTGTGATTTTTAACTCACTGCACTTGGTTTCAGTGAGCTGAAGGAGTCAGAGCCACATTTGCTCCGTACCCTACCCTGACCTGTTTTTGTTAAACTGTGTCCACTGAAATGAGATGGTCCTGTGCTCGTGTCTGAGATAAAAGAGGATGGAGTAGGAAGTCACCTTGAAAGCGAACTCATGTCTTGGCTTTGCTGCCTCATTGTAAAGAACACGCAACAGGGGGAAGTGGGACATAACAGGGAGACACAGTTTTCATGATTAAGTCCCAAATTTTGTCTTTCATTAAGTTTTATTCAGTCAACTTTTGCCAATAAATAACACAGTCAGGCAAGTGTCATTTATGCTGTcttaaagtcacattttaatTCTGTCGTGCCCTGTAGATTGATGTTATAGATCATTTAAAGCTTTCATTCTTTTCTAAAAAGAATGCTGATTTCAGTATTAAAGTCTTCTCTTCAGGTTTGCATTAGATAGATTAAACTGGATCCTTCATATAGCTCACAGAAGTGGCATTTTGACAAGGATTAACTCATTGTGACCTCtatgattttcacatttaaccCCTCCTGATGAGACTATGATCACTGTTGTTGATAGCTGCGTGGGTCAAACTAAAGATCACTGCTCCATGCCCACGTGTTTGCTGAAGGAAATCAACATGAGGGGAGGTTTTGGTCTTGAGGATCAGTGCATACGCTTCCAAGGCTTGTGTGATTAAATTGCATTGCCTTCAGGGATTCGATGGGCTGTGGTGCATGTCCAAATCAGGCTCAGGCAGACGAGTGAGTGCTGGAAGGAACAAGAAGCCTATTTGAACGACAAAAGACTGTGTGATGGAAACTTTTAATGCCGAGGTGAGCTAGAGATGGAGAATGGAGTGGAAAGTGAGAGAGGCACTGAGAGGTTAAAGCTGAGAGAGGCCTATAGCAATAATTGAGCAGGGGTATAAACAACACCTTGTCTagagagggaggtgggggtgggttTAATGGATGTGCTCAGCTCGGCAGTGGTAATGCTGGGAGCTCTTTGGCTACTCATTCACCATTTGGACTGCAAACACTTTAGTCATTCAGACAGCGAAGGTGGGCTGGACTGTGGcctaattttcatatttttacataAGCGTATCAGTGTTTCACTCAACATTATGTGGTCATACGCAAATCTTTGCCACCATCTGAATCCCACAGAACAGAAACTTCCTAAAAGCAGCACATCCGCATCTTGAAAGCATCATCTCCCAAATGACTGaggtgtattttattttattttattttttggcttgTATTGAAGGACTAACTCTGTAATGTGATCTGTAATATCCACTTGATCAGATGACTCTGTGGTAGATGTGAGCATTTATCAGCTCCAGTGCTGATTACAATTGATTTAAACACACCCAGATGAACctgctcatttctttttctttttatactttAACAGTCAGACTACACAGACGTATCACATATCCAGGATGTTGTtgtcaaaaccaaaacacattcTACATTCTGCTGGGGATGGCTGGCGCTGAAGTCATGATgtaagttttaaaaacaaacagcctaCTAATCGAAATGTCTCACCAGGAAGCTCTGACACTTCACAACAACCCAGGAACGATTTGCGCTGCAGATAACAGCTCACTCTACTGCTTCTGTGTGCGTGCGCTATAAGTGCATGGGATGATGCCGCTCCATCGagttgtgtgtgtcctcagttcaaacagaaaagcaaattcAACTTGTAGCAGAAAACAGGTCAATTGGCATTTATTAGTGATTTTGCCCTTTGGAAAGAGGTAATAGGAGTCTCAAAAGCAGGACGAACAGACTGTCAGGACACTAAACACCCACAACTCAAAACAATCCAGTAAAGTGTGATATAATTAAGTGTCAAATCTACCTCATTTAAGTGCAATTATAACATGCTGCTTTTATATATGTAGTTACTATTACCTGTGAGCACTAGTGGCtctttgctttatttgtttgtcaaaTATTTGCGTTCTTATCGCTTTTAATGCACCTTCAGTGTCCCCAAAACTTCATTGTCCGGATAATGAAATTATCCGTACAATGGCAATGACAATAGGCTATCCTATCTTATCTTATGTTCATTTTGGTTGAAAAGGGTttcataaaacatgaaacactcaaccacaaaaaataaacagcaatggCAGTAGGGACATTAAAAACCAGAATTTAACAGCACAATAGCTGAAAGCTCAAAGATAACAAGGTCAGCAACACTTAAATGTTGCCGTAATTCATTATCCATGTTGCACAGGCAGTCGTGACTAATGAGACCAAATCAGGAGGGTGAGGTGGGTGTCTGCATAATGGTTTCCAAATGTCTCCATTTTAAGGGCTTGAAAACTCTGTATTAATTTGGACACCAGGAATAAACGTCGCAAGAGTTCTTTCAGCATAAAAACATATCAATGTGGATGTAACCGGAACTAATAACAAATGCACATTGTCTTAGAGCAGAGAGCAGATAATACTTTCTTTAAACTTTTGCCCTGGTATTTTTTTCTATAGAATAACATTTCAGAGACGAGTTATCATCATCAAACAGTAACCAGACATCAGGTGGACGGGTTTAGCCAATGGCCATTTGGCTAAGCTTTGCCTCCATCTCTGTGACAAGACTTCTAATTATCCTGCATACAAATATAATACAGAGTCCTTCTTTTATACCTAAAAGGCAGCAGAGATTAGGTCTGACCTATCCCCACATAAATGTCAACTTTCCCATTTACATACAATGccaacaacagacagacacctATCAACTCTATTTCCCAGGTGCCCCTGGCTGAGCAGCTCGACCATGATTGTCTGCTTTAAAGGACACACGTTTCTATTAACTAGGTCTGCTGCTTAATAAAGGACATCAAATTAATTAGCATCAAATCAATCTGTGGAAATGGAGCACAAGTTTCTGTGTCTAGTCACTGATGGAAAAAAGGGGCTATGAGCTATTTTAAGCAGTGATGTGAAATTGTGTgccttgtcaaaaaaaaaaaaaaacacttgtggCTCATGTGGTTAGATCAAAAACAGTGAAGGtaccaaaaaaacacagacacctTTTGCTTTTCTGCTAATTGTTTTGCATGTATGCTTCTAGGTGATTTCACATCTACATTtctgaatgtgtgcatgtgcgcgtttgtcttggtttgtgtgtgtgtgtccaaagaTGTGTGCCTTCTCTACAAAAGGGAAATTTCAAACTTCCTTTactctatttaaaaaaaaaactgaacaaatgacACACCTTTCACTGTAAAGTTACTATAAATTGTGATTTGTACATAATATTCTCTTTTCTCTGGTATAGTCTACACCCAGCTACTCCACCCTCTCTGCTCCATCTGTAatgtctcctgtgtgtgtgtgtgtgtttgtgtgatgaatGGTGGAAGAAATAGAGGGCAATATTGTCTATGACTGTGAATCTGATTATAAGACAAGGCCTCAAGGCTCGTGATTTATGAGTGACAGTTATCAGCTGAATGTTtatgtttagtgtgtgtgtgtgctcgtgtgCAGGCTGTCAAATGAACTCCtcgtgaaataaaataaagtcagaaCACTCacaaggaaggaaaggaaggcaGAGGAAAGTGAGATTAAACATGGACagaaggaaaatggaaatgaaacagcaaaagCATGGAGCTCAGGGGAATGATGggaatgggagaaaaaaaaagttaggcCACTTTGAAGACGGGCTCAAGGAAGCcaaggagagagatgaagaaatcAGCAAAGGAGAATCAGAAAAGGCAGACAGAGCATTAAAGGGCAAAATGTGGATCATGCAGAAAAAGGTTGGAGAATAGTTGCTAAAG is part of the Echeneis naucrates chromosome 8, fEcheNa1.1, whole genome shotgun sequence genome and harbors:
- the LOC115047703 gene encoding voltage-dependent calcium channel gamma-4 subunit-like, translating into MAWCDRRVQTLLTTAGAFAAFSLMTIAIGTDYWLYSRAYICNGTNATTDETQSQPKSKKGDLTHSGLWRICCIEGINQGSCYRINHFPDDNDYDTDSSEYLLRIVRASSVFPILSTILLMLGGLCVGVGRIYSKTNNVFLSAGILFVAAGLSNIIGIIVYISSNAGDPNDKRDDDKKYTYSYGWSFYFGALSFIVAETVAVLAINIYIERNKEIRWKARREFIRSLSSSSPYSRIPSFRYRRRTSHASSHSTEASRENSPVVGLKGAPSSSGPLDELSMYALARDSVTENTYSPEHEAAEFLQVHNCFPNDIKDGVNRRTTPV